The genomic interval AACCGCCGCGCCAGACATTAGACTGCTTATAGCCGGCACGCGCGCGGCCCAGACCCTTCTGTTTCCACGGTTTTTTGCCGGAACCGTTAACTTCAGATTTGCTTTTCGTAGAGGCCGTGCCGGCACGCTGCGCTGCGTTATATGCAACGACCGATTCGTGAACGGCATGGTCACCCTTGTCGAGAACGAGGAGATCATCCGCAACGTCGAAATCGCCGACGCTTTCTCCCTTGATATTTTTAACAGGTACTTTGCTCATGATAATCCCCGCTTACTTTTTCTTAAGGGCTTCTTTGATCGTAACGATACCGCCTTTAGCGCCCGGTACGGATCCTTTAACCAGAATCAGATTTTCTTCAGGACGAACCTGCACAACCTTCAGATTCTGCGTGGTAACGCGCTTGTCCCCCATCTGGCCAGGCATTTTCTTGCCCTTGAAAACACGCGCCGGGAATTCGCACATCCCGATCGAACCGGTACGACGGATCCAGCCGCCGCCATGCGACGCACGGCCACCACCGAAATCATAACGCTTTACAACACCCTGAAAACCGCGGCCTTTACCGGTGGCTACGATATCGACATAGTTAACTTCTTCAAATGCCGCTGCAGTAACTTCATCACCGACATTGACTTCCACTTCATCAACACGGAATTCACGAAGTACTTTTTTCGGCCCAACACCTGCTTTTTTAAGATGACCGAGCGCAGGTTTGTTCATGCGCTGTTCTTTCTGGTCGCCGAAGCCGAGCTGCACCGCTTTGTAGCCGTCTTTGTCTTCGTCCTTAAGCTGAGTCACAACACACGGACCAGCTTCAATAACGGTAACCGGCACAGCAACACCATCTTCAGTATAGATGGAGGTCATGCCCAGTTTTTTACCAATCAAACCTTTCATGATTGAAACCTCCTTAGATCTTAATGGTGATATCCACACCGGCCGGCAGATTCAGCTTTTTCAGCTCATCCACGGTTTTAATGGTGGGATCAATGATATCGAGCAGACGCTTGTGCGTACGAATCTCGAACTGTTCCATCGACTTTTTATTCACGTGCGGACTTTTGTTCACGGTGAACCGTTCGATACGGGTCGGCAACGGAATCGGGCCCGCAACGCGGGCGCCGGTACGACGTGCCGTTTCGACAATTTCAGTGGCGGAAACATCGAGGACACGATGGTCAAACGACTTCAGCCGGATTCTGATTCTCTGGTTTGTCATTATTTTCTCTCTTCTAACGGTTAAGGATAGCGTCTGTCATATGCGACGGAACCGGGTCAAACGCTTGCGGTTCCATCGAATAGCTCGCTCTACCCTTTGTTAAGGAACGCAGACTGGTTGCGTATCCGAAAACTTCGGCAAGCGGAACATCCGCCTGCACGACCTGCAGATCATTTGAAGCCGTAATTTCGCGAATTCGTCCGCGGCGGCTGTTGAGGTCACCCATAACATCGCCCAGGTGCTCCTCGGGGGACTCAATTTCCAATAGCATAATCGGTTCAAGCAGAACCGGACCGGCATTGCGGACCGCTTCGCGTAACGCCATAACCGCTGCTGAACGGAATGCTACTTCGGTCGAATCTATATCGCGGGTCTGGCCGCCGATCACTGTAACTTTTGTATCAATGATGGCAAAATTACCGAGAACACCGGTCAGCAGCGCATCGGCAATCCCCTCTTCAATTCCTTTGCGGAATTCATCGGGAATAATTTTAGTGGAAACATCAAACTGAATAACATTGCCCGCTCCGCTTGTATTCGGCTCTACAGCCAGCGTCAGGGCGGCAAAATGATTTTCATCACCGATAGTGCGTTCAAAGGTAAAGGACCCTTCACCTTTTGCGGAAACCGATTCGCGGTAAGCCACCATCGGCTTACCGGCATTGGCCTGCACTTTATATTCACGCAGAATGCGGTCCCGGATAATTTCGAGATGGAGCTCACCCATGCCTTCGATAATCGTCTGGCCGGTTTCATCGTGAATCGACGTACGGAACGTGGGATCTTCGTCGGCCAGATCTTTGAGCGCTTCAACCAGCGCATCTTTGTCAGCCGTTGATTTCGGCTCAATCGCCATAGAAATTACAGGCTCGGGAAATTCGATATTCTCCAGAACGATCGGATCATTTTCAGCGCAGACCGTATCACCTGTAGTAAACAGTTTCTGACCGACCATGCCGCCGATCTCACCGGCATACAGCACGTCAATATCTTCACGGTGGTTCGCATGCAGTCGCAACAGGCGGCCAATGCGCTCGCGTTTTTTGGTGCGCGGATTATAGATATTCTGACCTTTTTTCAACTGACCGGCATAAACGCGAACAAAGGCGAGCTTCCCGACAAATTTATCGGTCGCCATCTTAAAGACAAGACCGGTCAGCGGTTCAAAATCGGACGCTTCTCGCAACAGCTCTTTTCCCGACTTCGGGTTAACCCCTTCCACAGCCGGAATATCCAGCGGAGAGGGCAACAGGGAAACCACGGCATCAAGCAACGGCTGAACCCCTTTGTTTTTCAAAGAAGAGCCGACCAGCACGGGAACAATGTCGTTGGCAATAGTAGCTCGGCGCAGTGCAGCAATCAGTGCTTCCTCAGAAACCTCCGTATCTTCCATGTAGGCTTCCAGCAGCTCTTCATCGACCTCGGCCACTTTTTCGATCAGCTCGGCACGATACGCCTCAGCGTCGGCCGCCATATCAGCAGGAATATCAACATATTCCACTCTGGCCCCCATGTCGTCTTCAGAGAAGTGCATGGCTTTCATGCTGATAAGGTCGATAAGCCCCACAAAAGTCTCAGCCGCACCGATCGGGAGCTGAATAGCAACAGCCGGAGCTTTCAGCTTATTGCGCATCTGATCAATAACGCTGTAAAAGTCCGCTCCCATCCGATCCATTTTATTCACGAAAGCAAGCCGCGGCACACTGTATTTATTGGCCTGACGCCAGACCGTCTCGGACTGCGGCTGAACACCGCCCACAGCACACAAAACGCCCACTGCGCCGTCAAGGACTCGAAGTGAGCGTTCCACTTCCACGGTAAAATCAACGTGGCCGGGGGTATCGATAATATTGATCTGATGGTCCTGCCAGAAACAGGTGGTTGCTGCAGAGGTAATGGTAATGCCGCGCTCCTGCTCCTGAATCATCCAATCCATGGTGGCGGTACCATCGTGCACTTCACCGATTTTGTGCACTTTACCGGAATAATACAGAATACGTTCGGAGGTCGTTGTTTTACCCGCGTCGATATGGGCAATGATACCGATATTGCGAACAGACGAAAGCGAATGCGCGCGGCCTTCGGCTTCCGTACGGGAACCCGAACCGTTAACTGCTTTCTTTTTGTTTTTGCTCACAACACTCATTTTTCTTTTCAACAACCGGAAGCTTCCACACGGTGGAAGCTTCCTTTCAATCGGCGACCCTCCCCCTGGGAAGGTTTCCTATATCTGCAATTTCCTCTTCCTGCTGTTTAATCAGCAGTCGGAAAGCGGCTATCTACCGAGCCGTATTACCAGCGGTAGTGTGCGAACGCCTTGTTGGCCTGTGCCATCTTATGCGTATCATCACGCTTCTTAATAGCGGCACCCTGCCCTTTGAACGCATCAATAACTTCGTTTGCCAGTGCTTTACGCATCGGAACCCCTTTACGGTTTCCGGCATAAGAGATCAGCCAGCGGGTAGCGAGCGCAATCTGGCGTTTGGGCTTAACTTCAAGCGGAACCTGATAGGTCGCACCACCGACACGACGTGATTTAACCTCAAGGCGCGGGGAAACATTTTCGATCGCTGTAGTAAATACTTCAACCGGATCCTCGTCCTTCAGCTGCGCCTGAATGTCTTCCAGTGCTCCGTAAACAATTTTAGCCGCAACCGATTTTTTACCACGCTCCATTACACAGTTGATCATGTACGCAACCAACTGATTGTTGTAGCGCGGATCAGGAGTCAGCTCACGTTTTTCAGCTCTATGTCTTCTTGCCATAGTTCAAATATCCTTATGCTTTCGGGCGCTTCGCACCATATTTCGAACGGCCACGCTTACGCCCGTCCACTCCAAGACAGTCCAGCGCACCGCGTACGATGTGATAACGAACACCCGGAAGGTCCTTCACACGACCGCCGCGAACCAGAACCATGCTATGCTCCTGCAGATTATGGCCTTCACCGCCGATATAGGCGTTAACTTCACGACCGTTGGTCAGACGCACACGGGCAACTTTACGAAGAGCCGAGTTCGGTTTCTTCGGGGTCTGGGTTTTAACCAGCAGACACACACCACGACGCTGCGGACAGGTTGCCAGCGCGGGCGACTTGCTCTTCTTTTTCTGCAGCGTACGCGGCTTTCTTACCAATTGATTAATAGTCGGCATAATTGCTTTCCTTATTAACTGAAAAACGCACCCAGTGAGATTTAAGCATTAACTGCGATTTTATTCGCAACCCGCTCATCTCCCCGAACAGCGTCTTCCTTAAATCAAAATGCTGTTCCGATTCATGACAACCCTTTCGATTGCACAGTCATCCGGTCCAACAAAACCTAAAAAAGACAGGCGGAGGACAGTAGAGATCTACACCCACCACCGCAAGCGAAAGATGATACATTTTTCGCCTGTATTTTCCCTAGGACCTCCAAACCCTGAAAGTCCCTGTAACCACGAACTGCCCCTAACTTAACTGCAGATGAACATTCCTGCATTTCAGATCGGAACCTAATCCGGTTCGGTCTCCCGATTGCCGGTGCATTCATGATCCCCTTATGCGTGCCCGTGAACTGCCAGCCACTTCTGAAATGAAGAAGATGCAAAGGCAACTGTAGATAAAGCAACTGCCGACTCACACCCTCCTGCAATCCACAGATTGACGCGAAAGGATGGGCAACATAGAGAATCGACAGAAAAAATCCAGCGAAAAGTTGCGCTTTTTTAACGTCATAAATTTTAACCCCGAAAATATAATTTACGATTTCTTTCGCTATTGTCCGCAGAACAGGGTAGACACACATCACATTCAATTAAGGACATACAATGAATACAGGTACAGTAAAATGGTTCGACGCCGAAAAAGGCTTCGGTTTTATCACTCCGGACGAAGGCGGACAGGACATGTTCGTACACCATTCGGAGATTCAGGTTTCCGGATACGCATCCCTCGATGAAGGCCAGAAGGTCTCTTTCGAAGTAGGCGAAGGCCGTAAAGGCCCGTGCGCGACCAACGTTACTCCAATGTAACAACCAGGGGCTTACAAAGCTTTGAAGAAGGCGTCCATTCGGACGCCTTTTTTTTGCGCTCAATATCCATGGCGGCCAGAAAACCCGAACAGCAGGATATGCAGCCCCGGATTTATACCAAACGTTAAAACTTATCCGGTATAAATCTGATCCCTCGCAGAGCAACTGTGTCATAACTCAACCTTTATTTCTGCTTTTCTAAGTTCGGACTGCATGTGGATGAGCATTTTCCTCATCCCTGCGACCATTGCACATTTATAGGGTTTCCCGCGCGATTGGAGTCCATCGGTATAGGCTTTGATTACAGGATTATACATCGCTGCAGTTCCGGTCGCCATATACAGAGCTTTTCTGACCTTCGCACGCTCGCTTTTGATTTTTCGCTTTCCTTTAAATCTGCCGCTGTCTCTGTTGTAGGGGGCAACGCCGGCGAGAGCAACGAGTTCATTTCTGCTGAGCATCGTGATTTCACCGAGGAAGGCCATGATCATCCATGCGCTAACTTCGCCAACGCCTTTGATGGCAGTGAGACAGGATAAACAGGCCGACAGACTCTCATCGGATTTGATCAGTTCCCGGATGCGCTTCTCAATGGCTGTGATTTCTTTTTTCAGGACATTGAGCATGCGTTTGATAGAGGCATGGATGAAGTCCGGGGAGTTCCGGATCCGGTTCTTTTCCCGTGCACCCTGTTCTTTAAGGTGATCGCGCCTGTCGAGCAGGGCGATCAATTCCCTGCGCCGACTCGATACCGGAGCTGCAGGACGTAATTCCTTACTTTTTGCGAACTTGAGGATTACATCCGCATCGATCGGATCGGTCTTGGCCTGTATGCCTTCACTGGCCGCAAATGCCCTTATCCGGGCTGGATTGGCCCTGCAGATCGGTATATCTACTGCATGCATGCTCTCCGGCAACAGGCGTTCGTATCCGCCCGCTGCCTCACAAACAACAAAAGGCAGCTGAGCAGCTCCGGCTGCTTTAATTAAACGGGCAATGCCTTTTTCAGTGTTCGGGACATCAAAAGATCGTTCATCCGTCTGGATTTCCAGCGATTCTTTGCTAACGTCAACCGCAATCAGGGTTAATTCATGTTTCATGGTTTTTCTCCGTCTTGTAGAGGTGAGCTCAAAAGGCTCTGTCAACTGTTTGAGATAAAACCGGAGCAGCTTCGGAGGATCCCTGCTCTGCGATGAACGCTGCCTCCGGCAGGTTCTGGGCGCTGAATGATCTCTTCCGAAACCCCGCCGAGCTTTTCGTCAAAAGCCCGGCGGTTCCCTGGTGCTCCTGAGCTTACTTAACTGAGGAGCTTTTTTCCTCCCCTTTCTCCGACGAGTAATGGTTCCCATTCTCGAAAGGGGAAAAAGCTCAAATGATGTCGGGAGAAACCTACAAGACGCTGAGGACTCAGAGAAATTCAGTCATAAACGGCTCCACACTCTTGCGCGGAATAACGCTGTCGTTAAGACCGGAATGTTTTAGTAAATGGTATTACACCCCGGCCAGAATGGTATTAATCACATCCGCCGCAGAGAAATCAACTGATCTGTCACGACAGAACTGCCCGATATTCTCAAGATCGTCGCCCATCGTCACGAGCGGCTTTTCCAGCGAGCCGTCCGGCAGACGCTGTGGATAGCCAATATCAGCCGCTAGGGCATTACAGAGACATTTTCACCCGACGGTATCTTCTTCCCGTCCCCCTTTAGCGACATAGGCTTTCACCGGCTCAGCCGGACAGCGGTATACGATACTTCCATCCGCCTTTCGACAGGGCGTACGAAGAAATCCTATATCACAGATACGCCGGCGTTTTTCATAAACCGCAGGTTCGGACAGGCTCCCCTTCACATCAGCCACCTTGAACGGGAATCCGGTAGGCGAAGCCACTGGATCCGTAAATACACGCGATGTCCCTTCCAACGCCCCGCGCACCAGCTCACGGCGCGTTTCAGCAATAAGCCCGGACTCCTCACACAAACCGAAAGCCGTACCCACCTGCACTCCGGCAGCTCCCTGCGCCAGCGCATCTTTTAATCCTTCGGCAGAACCGCGCAACCCCGCCAGCCAGAACGGAACCCCAAAATCACGAAACTTCGCCAGCTTAGCATCATCGCGCAAACCGTAAACCGGCTCCCCCGCCTCGCTGAGCGCTCCCCGGCCCCGCGGCGGCGCATTATGCCCACCGGCCTGATGCGCCTCGACGATAAAACCTTCAATACTGCCATTCGCACGTTTAAGCAGAATTCCGGCAAGCGACTCGGTCGTTACAATCGGAAAGAAAGCCGGCCGCGGCAAAGGAGCCTGCCCCTCCCCCTCCATCAGCAATTGCGGATCGAATGAAACAGGAACAGTTTCCACATCACCTTCCAACCCTGTAACGGAAACCGGGTAGACCGTATGCTCGTGCCTCGACAGCGCATCCAGAATGCCGGGAATAGCCAACGGAATCCCCGCCCCCATAATCACAACAGAAACGCCGGCCAGCATAGCCCCGTAGATAGACGGTAGATGTGGAAGCTGAATCTTTTCGAGATAGTTCACCCCAACCGGCCTGTCATGTCCCTCCCGTGCCAGGAAAATTTCTACAAAATTACCAACCACACACAGCTCAATCGCCATCCGCGAACCGTCCACCGTGTGCATCGGGATACGTTTATATGGCTTACCTTCCCCCAGCCCCCCTTCAACAAAATAGGCATCCAGAATACGCTGCGCCATCTGCTGAAAAGGAAAATGTTCCAAAGCACGGCGAACATGCCCTCCGGGATCACCGTCCTGCAACGTTCGCGCGAGCACAGCATCCAAAGCCGTTCCGGAAACAACACCCAGCTGACCGAGTTTTGATACCGCACGGGCTAAACGCCAGTCCGATATTCCGAAGCCCATTCCTCCCTGAATAATTTTCGGTAAATCCTTAAACATAGCACTTAATTATGCCCCATTGCCCTGCAACATGCGACACAAAAAAATATCTGTTAGCAGGGCTTCAGGACTGTCGGGACATTTCCCGAACCAGCATGGCCCGCTTACGCTCTGCCCCCCAGGCATAACCACCGATTTCTCCGTTTCCCCGTATAACACGATGACAGGGAATCAGGTAGCCGATTGGATTATGCCCCACGGCCGAACCAATCGCACGCGCAGCATTCGGCTTCCCGACCTGCTCCGCTAAAGATCCATAACTGACCAGCCAGCCTTCCGGGATTTCCAACAGCGCCTGCCAGACTTTCATCTGAAACTGCGTACCCCGAACAAACAGCCTCAACGGCCGGATATTCTCACGCGTAGCATCTGCGGAAGCGAAAATACGGTCCGCCAGCTCCCCGGCCATTCCTTCGTCACGAACCAGCTCCGCATGAGGCCAATCTTCTTTGAGACGCTTCCACCCCCTGAAATCATCAGATCTTTCAAAAAATGAAAGATGACAGATCCCACGAGGGCTTTCGGCAATCAGACAATCCCCAAAAGGCGAAGCCACCGTTCCCGCCCTAATCCGTAACCCCGCTCCACCGGAACTGACTTCGTCCGGTGACGCCACCTCCAGACAAACGCGGGAATCCTGCCGTCGCTCCGACCCCGGCAGTCTCACATCCAGAGCAGCATCCAGTACAGCGCTGCCCTCCCGCAGGTGGTCGCATGCATGCTCCAATGTCAGGCATTTCATAAAATCATTCGGTATCAATCCCGCCCAACGCAAAAACAGATGACGGAAATGAATCGGGGTTAAACCGGCCACGGCCGCAAGCGTCTTCAGATTCGGTTGTTCTACGTGATGTACCTCGATATAACGAATGACCCGAACGATGTGATCATAATCATTCATAGAAATACTATGGCCATAGCGACCGAAAACCGCACTCGTTTTTTTCCATGAGTTTCCAAAAACGGATCCGAACCATTCAAAAACAAAAAAGCGTCCCATGCGGGACGCTTTTTTCAGAGATTGGATAAACCGATCGTCAGGCTTCGTCGTTGGTCGATTCCTGAGCGAAGGCCAATGGATCGCCCCCAAGGGCATCCTCAACCGAGATTTCCTCGCCGAGTTTCACCGGCTTGATATCGCGGTACATCGGGAACCCGGTACCGGCCGGAATCAGACGGCCCATAATAACGTTTTCCTTGAAGCCACGCAGTCCATCCACCATGCCCAGCGTTGCAGCCTTGGTGAGTACGCGGGTGGTATCCTGGAACGACGCCGCCGAAATAAAGGACTCTGTTTCAAGTGCAGCCTTGGTGATACCCAGCAGCACCGGAGACGCTTCCGCCGGACGACGACCTTCAGCTACCGCCTTCTGGTTGACTTCCTGGAAGGTCTGTTTTTCGACCTGTTCGCCCCAAAGAAACTCTGTATCGCCCGGATCGGTAATCTTGACCTTACGCAACATCTGGCGAACAATCACTTCAATGTGCTTGTCGTTGATTTCCACACCCTGCAGGCGATAAACAGCCTGCACTTCATTTACGAGGTATTCCTGCAGATCCTGAGGACCGCAAACTTCCAGCAGTTCCTGCGGGACAATC from Verrucomicrobia bacterium S94 carries:
- a CDS encoding IS110 family transposase, with protein sequence MKHELTLIAVDVSKESLEIQTDERSFDVPNTEKGIARLIKAAGAAQLPFVVCEAAGGYERLLPESMHAVDIPICRANPARIRAFAASEGIQAKTDPIDADVILKFAKSKELRPAAPVSSRRRELIALLDRRDHLKEQGAREKNRIRNSPDFIHASIKRMLNVLKKEITAIEKRIRELIKSDESLSACLSCLTAIKGVGEVSAWMIMAFLGEITMLSRNELVALAGVAPYNRDSGRFKGKRKIKSERAKVRKALYMATGTAAMYNPVIKAYTDGLQSRGKPYKCAMVAGMRKMLIHMQSELRKAEIKVEL
- a CDS encoding 30S ribosomal protein S10, which produces MTNQRIRIRLKSFDHRVLDVSATEIVETARRTGARVAGPIPLPTRIERFTVNKSPHVNKKSMEQFEIRTHKRLLDIIDPTIKTVDELKKLNLPAGVDITIKI
- a CDS encoding methylated-DNA--[protein]-cysteine S-methyltransferase, encoding MRMPLGAIHWPSLRNRPTTKPDDRFIQSLKKASRMGRFFVFEWFGSVFGNSWKKTSAVFGRYGHSISMNDYDHIVRVIRYIEVHHVEQPNLKTLAAVAGLTPIHFRHLFLRWAGLIPNDFMKCLTLEHACDHLREGSAVLDAALDVRLPGSERRQDSRVCLEVASPDEVSSGGAGLRIRAGTVASPFGDCLIAESPRGICHLSFFERSDDFRGWKRLKEDWPHAELVRDEGMAGELADRIFASADATRENIRPLRLFVRGTQFQMKVWQALLEIPEGWLVSYGSLAEQVGKPNAARAIGSAVGHNPIGYLIPCHRVIRGNGEIGGYAWGAERKRAMLVREMSRQS
- a CDS encoding cold-shock protein — its product is MNTGTVKWFDAEKGFGFITPDEGGQDMFVHHSEIQVSGYASLDEGQKVSFEVGEGRKGPCATNVTPM
- the fusA gene encoding elongation factor G; this encodes MSVVSKNKKKAVNGSGSRTEAEGRAHSLSSVRNIGIIAHIDAGKTTTSERILYYSGKVHKIGEVHDGTATMDWMIQEQERGITITSAATTCFWQDHQINIIDTPGHVDFTVEVERSLRVLDGAVGVLCAVGGVQPQSETVWRQANKYSVPRLAFVNKMDRMGADFYSVIDQMRNKLKAPAVAIQLPIGAAETFVGLIDLISMKAMHFSEDDMGARVEYVDIPADMAADAEAYRAELIEKVAEVDEELLEAYMEDTEVSEEALIAALRRATIANDIVPVLVGSSLKNKGVQPLLDAVVSLLPSPLDIPAVEGVNPKSGKELLREASDFEPLTGLVFKMATDKFVGKLAFVRVYAGQLKKGQNIYNPRTKKRERIGRLLRLHANHREDIDVLYAGEIGGMVGQKLFTTGDTVCAENDPIVLENIEFPEPVISMAIEPKSTADKDALVEALKDLADEDPTFRTSIHDETGQTIIEGMGELHLEIIRDRILREYKVQANAGKPMVAYRESVSAKGEGSFTFERTIGDENHFAALTLAVEPNTSGAGNVIQFDVSTKIIPDEFRKGIEEGIADALLTGVLGNFAIIDTKVTVIGGQTRDIDSTEVAFRSAAVMALREAVRNAGPVLLEPIMLLEIESPEEHLGDVMGDLNSRRGRIREITASNDLQVVQADVPLAEVFGYATSLRSLTKGRASYSMEPQAFDPVPSHMTDAILNR
- a CDS encoding 30S ribosomal protein S12, with the protein product MPTINQLVRKPRTLQKKKSKSPALATCPQRRGVCLLVKTQTPKKPNSALRKVARVRLTNGREVNAYIGGEGHNLQEHSMVLVRGGRVKDLPGVRYHIVRGALDCLGVDGRKRGRSKYGAKRPKA
- a CDS encoding 50S ribosomal protein L3, encoding MKGLIGKKLGMTSIYTEDGVAVPVTVIEAGPCVVTQLKDEDKDGYKAVQLGFGDQKEQRMNKPALGHLKKAGVGPKKVLREFRVDEVEVNVGDEVTAAAFEEVNYVDIVATGKGRGFQGVVKRYDFGGGRASHGGGWIRRTGSIGMCEFPARVFKGKKMPGQMGDKRVTTQNLKVVQVRPEENLILVKGSVPGAKGGIVTIKEALKKK
- a CDS encoding 30S ribosomal protein S7; translated protein: MARRHRAEKRELTPDPRYNNQLVAYMINCVMERGKKSVAAKIVYGALEDIQAQLKDEDPVEVFTTAIENVSPRLEVKSRRVGGATYQVPLEVKPKRQIALATRWLISYAGNRKGVPMRKALANEVIDAFKGQGAAIKKRDDTHKMAQANKAFAHYRW